In Fusarium oxysporum f. sp. lycopersici 4287 chromosome 2, whole genome shotgun sequence, a genomic segment contains:
- a CDS encoding hypothetical protein (At least one base has a quality score < 10) — translation MVEAMNYIASSQFVLQQGIVKKDLAFYHYKGPYTIAAERDGGDLRAHEYLSPANFVSENLKIQGKVLDPAGAGYRALVLDQQQFITPEAATRLSKLAATELAIVVVGALPSTTIGSKGQDIVSKSMSILERSKYPNVSFVKSTKDIFQALDKLSIQPRVKTTSQSTSAAKDLYTVWRSTSDSDYLFLYDKGPSATFDVAAEVWENKAPYQLNAWTGQQEAIAVCQRLS, via the exons ATGGTCGAGGCGATGAATTACATTGCTAGCAGTCAGTTTGTTCTACAACAGGGTATCGTCAAGAAAGATTTGGCTTTCTACCACTACAAGGGTCCCTATACCATAGCAGCTGAGCGCGACGGTGGGGATCTTCGTGCTCATG AGTATCTTTCGCCCGCGAACTTTGTTTCTGAGAACCTCAAGATTCAGGGGAAGGTTCTGGATCCTGCAGGTGCGGGTTACCGTGCTCTTGTTCTCGACCAGCAGCAGTTTATCACCCCGGAAGCCGCAACAAGACTGTCCAAGCTGGCCGCAACGGAACTAGCAATTGTCGTTGTGGGAGCGCTTCCCAGCACAACAATTGGATCCAAAGGCCAGGACATTGTGTCGAAGAGCATGTCGATCCTTGAAAGATCTAAGTACCCGAATGTCAGCTTCGTCAAATCAACCAAGGACATCTTCCAAGCGCTAGATAAGCTTTCCATCCAGCCTCGAGTCAAGACAACTTCCCAGTCCACAAGCGCTGCAAAGGACTTGTATACTGTGTGGAGGTCGACCAGTGACTCGGACTATCTGTTCCTCTACGACAAGGGTCCATCAGCAACATTTGATGTCGCCGCAGAGGTCTGGGAGAACAAAGCCCCATACCAGCTCAACGCATGGACAGGGCAACAGGAAGCTATAGCGGTCTGCCAGCGCTTGTCGTGA
- a CDS encoding hypothetical protein (At least one base has a quality score < 10), with translation METESLSDLFRRLDARNRENMALAGLEIRPSADIFEAIQSQYKHSRSQRNTAYGGSVISLALVDLGIRTSADILEALNGENGQKSGDMSSRRRHRLHRKPGIILSGQGQVVDSAEERQERGESKQVQDLANVLGVLEEDFAEKERLFDDQIWYMPMSHERKAKMVEEFYKAFYDMRTLPCFPVGQKILGYADCVGHLGRGALSAGTRLHTQLGCEHMFPDELKDLTPVKEKLIALNSCYGFITKHSISDGHRQGATYPRHVKGHITVFPNNVQELATNVLPHPLLKVMDDVHISWQGQEKPAPSDLSMLLSVRRNAVEKALLWLKRHNPLYADIEIDEAELDSWDAPSHGVPSQVFDRLERNKPSAREKMQTAHIVPPTERDIDDHEPVDIQEIMASLAEGLSISGEPEVDGFASGEDGDDWVGNNRDRVDETELSGMFNLDGRPDIPDAEKLRYLVKSMGEVGPGEYTHGSTWKESAKVRHWGAVEPYIVVSRGEVFADSFDTWFLAKIFPSLFPLGKGGPRQAEEHSKDATGQVHPIFELEAAAQHLVSSWNMSLEAWVKMVIQRHGGRFATHPVFPFLVFNIGVRSRNRRVSMASMRRSDFPDVERTIQDLTASRLEKARGELEACGKTADPDVNRLLMNLSLYGYRQPMSRESRLTMRRKIKSLIIRYGIPAIWFTLNPNDITNPIKLKLAAYRTREIGGAEEYLRKTNERGALHLHGLLWLQGNIYLSSLLSDVQGEEQAAYRQRVTEYVDSVFTEDLDEESFARVRAGRSVTSDVSSLLERAFQFPPTFEEEANFCAGATQIHMHSPTCVKYAIGRRRTKQNPCRFGAPWKPVEKTYFDEDGLLRLRRSHSLVNRWNKVMAVGLRHNHDISFIVTKCKGLALVYYVTNYATKVEDPVWKRVVAAKELIRLLGDDGTGDQSSNGRGRTEGDNRHSQARRFLLRMANRIFTERALSQVEVLAHFQGYETEFTNSTAWTFLNVCTLYWHIFRRWPLLRRGPARPS, from the exons ATGGAGACGGAGAGTCTGTCCGATCTGTTCCGTCGCCTAGATGCGCGGAATCGCGAGAATATGGCACTCGCCGGCCTAGAGATCCGTCCGTCGGCAGATATCTTCGAGGCTATACAGAGCCAGTATAAGCACTCTAGGAGCCAAAGAAATACGGCATATGGAGGGTCGGTTATTAGTCTGGCACTGGTAGATCTGGGCATTCGGACGTCAGCCGACATTCTAGAGGCGTTGAACGGGGAGAACGGCCAGAAAAGTGGTGATATGAGTTCTCGCCGacgtcatcgtcttcatcggaAACCGGGGATTATATTATCAGGCCAGGGCCAAGTCGTTGACAGCGCGGAAG AGCGCCAGGAGAGGGGCGAGTCTAAGCAGGTGCAAGACCTCGCCAACGTGCTGGGTGTATTAGAGGAAGACTTTGCAGAAAAGGAGCGGCTATTTGATGACCAGATATGGTATATGCCTATGAGCCATGAGAGAAAGGCGAAGATGGTCGAGGAGTTCTATAAAGCGTTCTACGACATGAGAACGCTGCCG TGCTTCCCTGTAGGACAGAAGATTCTCGGGTACGCAGACTGCGTAGGACACCTGGGGAGAGGTGCATTATCGGCAGGAACGCGGCTGCACACGCAGTTGGGATGCGAGCACATGTTTCCTGACGAGCTGAAGGATCTCACGCcggtcaaggagaagctgatTGCACTGAACTCATGCTACggcttcatcaccaagcacAGCATCTCAGATGGACACAGACAAGGCGCGACCTACCCGAGACATGTGAAGGGACATATCACGGTATTCCCAAACAACGTGCAGGAGCTAGCAACGAATGTCCTCCCACATCCGCTCTTGAAGGTCATGGATGATGTCCATATATCATGGCAGGGGCAGGAGAAACCAGCGCCGAGTGACCTGTCAATGTTACTATCGGTGCGACGTAACGCCGTCGAGAAGGCATTGCTGTGGCTCAAAAGGCACAATCCGTTGTATGCCGACATCGAAATTGACGAGGCGGAATTGGATAGTTGGGATGCGCCGTCACACGGAGTGCCTTCCCAAGTTTTTGATCGACTAGAACGGAATAAGCCTTCGGCAAGGGAGAAGATGCAGACGGCGCACATTGTCCCACCCACAGAGCGCGATATCGACGATCATGAACCGGTAGATATCCAAGAGATCATGGCATCGTTAGCCGAGGGCCTAAGCATATCAGGAGAACCAGAAGTTGATGGCTTCGCCTctggtgaggatggtgacgATTGGGTCGGTAATAACAGAGATCGAGTGGATGAAACCGAATTATCTGGCATGTTCAACTTGGACGGGCGCCCAGACATCCCAGATGCGGAGAAGCTACGGTATCTCGTCAAGTCCATGGGTGAGGTGGGGCCCGGGGAGTATACACACGGAAGTACCTGGAAAGAGTCAGCCAAGGTGAGGCACTGGGGCGCCGTCGAGCCTTACATCGTAGTTTCCCGTGGTGAAGTCTTTGCAGATTCCTTTGACACCTGGTTTCTAGCCAAAATATTTCCCAGCTTGTTCCCGCTGGGAAAAGGCGGTCCCCGGCAGGCCGAAGAGCACTCCAAGGATGCGACAGGGCAAGTACATCCTATTTTCGAGCTGGAAGCCGCTGCGCAACACCTCGTATCGTCCTGGAACATGAGCTTGGAGGCTTGGGTGAAAATGGTGATCCAGCGACACGGCGGCCGCTTTGCAACGCATCCTGTCTTTCCCTTTCTCGTTTTCAATATAGGGGTGCGGTCTAGAAACCGCCGCGTAAGCATGGCAAGCATGCGGAGGAGTGATTTCCCGGACGTAGAACGTACCATCCAAGACTTGACCGCATCAAGGCTTGAGAAGGCGAGGGGAGAGCTAGAGGCTTGCGGTAAGACTGCCGATCCAGACGTCAACCGGCTGCTGATGAACCTGTCACTTTACGGCTACCGTCAGCCGATGTCAAGGGAGAGCCGGCTGACGATGCGGCGGAAGATCAAGTCCCTCATAATTCGGTACGGCATCCCTGCCATCTGGTTCACGCTTAACCCAAACGATATCACGAACCCGATAAAGCTCAAGCTGGCTGCATACCGTACCCGCGAGATAGGCGGAGCCGAGGAATATCTAAGAA AGACCAATGAAAGGGGCGCGCTCCACCTCCACGGCCTCCTCTGGCTGCAGGGTAATATATATCTGAGTTCCCTTCTCAGCGACGTTCAAGGAGAGGAGCAAGCGGCATATCGGCAGCGAGTGACCGAGTATGTTGACAGTGTCTTTACGGAG GATCTCGATGAGGAGTCTTTCGCGAGAGTGCGAGCAGGGAGATCGGTGACGTCTGACGTGTCGTCGCTATTGGAGAGAGCATTCCAATTTCCCCCGACtttcgaagaagaagcgaactTCTGCGCAGGTGCCACACAAATCCACATGCATAGCCCTACATGCGTCAAGTACGCGATCGGGAGACGCAGAACAAAGCAGAATCCTTGCCGATTCGGGGCGCCTTGGAAACCAGTGGAGAAGACTTACTTTGACGAAGACGGGCTATTGCGGCTTCGACGCAGCCACAGCCTGGTGAACCGATGGAACAAGGTAATGGCAGTGGGGCTGCGACACAACCACGATATATCCTTTATTGTGACAAAATGTAAGGGTCTGGCGCTCGTTTACTACGTGACTAACTACGCCACCAAAGTGGAGGATCCGGTGTGGAAGCGTGTGGTGGCAGCCAAAGAACTAATTCGGCTCCTGGGCGATGATGGTACTGGGGATCAGTCGAGCAATGGGCGAGGTCGGACCGAGGGCGACAACCGTCACAGCCAAGCGCGCCGATTTCTGCTGCGAATGGCCAACAGAATCTTCACGGAACGGGCGTTGTCGCAGGTCGAGGTGTTGGCCCATTTTCAGGGATACGAGACAGAATTTACAAACAGCACCGCCTGGACGTTTCTGAACGTCTGCACTCTCTACTGGCACATCTTCCGGCGATGGCCCCTCCTGCGCCGTGGGCCGGCGAGGCCGAGCTGA